CATAAATTTTAAGACTAAAAAATAATCCTTTTTGCAAAGTGCTAAAAAAAAAGCTCTTGTAATGCAATAATTGTTAATTTTTTTATAAATTCGTGATAAACAACAAGATATCATGAATATACCCTGGCATTTATATTTAATGGCTTTTTTATATATCCTTGCCGGTATCAATCATTTCAGAAAACCCGGAATGTATTTTAAAATCATTCCGCCACAATTTAAGAATCCCAAATTAATAAATAACTTAAGCGGAGGTGCCGAAATAATATTGGGTGCGCTCCTGTTTCTTCCTGTTGCAAAAAGTTTTGCAGCATGGGGAATTATTGCTCTGTTGATTGCTGTATTCCCAGCCAACATTTACATGTTTCAAAATAAAAAAGCGAGTTTTGGTTTACCAAATTGGATTTTATTTGTACGTTTGCCCTTACAATTTGTTTTGATTTTTTGGGCATATCAATATACCTGTTAACAATCAAATCTATTAATCTAAAATTATTTAATTATGAAAAAATTATTTGCAGAGTTTTTTGGAACTTATTGGTTAGTTTTTGGAGGTTGTGGAAGCGCCCTTTTTGCAGCTGGAATTCCTGATCTCGGAATTGGGTTTGCAGGTGTTGCTTTAGCATTTGGTTTAACTGTTTTAACAATGGCTTATGCTGTAGGACATATATCAGGAGGGCATTTTAATCCTGCGGTTTCTTTTGGCTTATGGGCTGGCGGAAGATTTTCAGCAAAAGATCTTGTACCTTATATTGTTGCTCAATGCGTTGGTGCTATTGCTGCTGCGGGTACATTGTATACGATTGCATCAGGCAAAGCCGGATTTGTAATTGACAATACAAAAGCGGGGGCTTTTGCATCAAATGGTTTTGGAGCTTTTTCTCCAGATGGATATTCATTACAATCTGCTTTTATTGCTGAATTTGTATTGACATTATTCTTTCTTTTGGTAATCTTGGGAGCTACAGACAAATTTGCAAATGGCAGATTTGCCGGTATCGCTATTGGTTTAGCTTTAACTTTAATTCACTTAATCAGTATTCCAATTACAAATACTTCTGTTAACCCTGCGAGATCACTTTCTCAGGCCATTTTTGTTGGCGGTGAACCATTATCACAGGTTTGGTTATTTTGGGTTGCTCCAATTCTGGGAGCTATAGTCGCCGGGTTTATATATAAAAACCTATTGCAAAATCATGCTGAGGCTTAATTGCACAGTAACTCAAACCAATCATTATTATTAACACTAAAATTTAATATATGGAATTTTTATATTTTTTACTTATAGGAGCAGTTTCAGGATGGCTAGCCGGTCAAGTTTGGAAAGGTGCTGGTTTTGGATTAATTGGCAATATCATTGTTGGAATCATTGGTGGATTTGTCGGTGGATGGATCGCCGGAAAATTGGGTATTGGCGGCGGCGGACTTCTTTGGCAAATTCTAATTGCCGCTGGAGGTGCCTGGGTTTTACTATTCATTATTAGCCTGATCAAAAAAGCATAAATACAGTAAAGTAATAATTTACTCATTAGAATATACAAAGAGAAAAAAGAAGTCTAAATGACCTTTTTTCTCTTTTTTTTACCACACAACAGAACAAAACAGATTTCTTCAACAAAATACTCCTTTAGCAATAAATTCCCTAAAAAAAACATTGTTATTTCATCAATTTTATTACATTTGAGCAAATACATTGCTTAATTATGAATGAAATTATTAATTATTTCAGTACAATTCCGTCTACACATCGAAGTTTGATTTTGATCGGAGGAATTACCCTTTTTTGGCTAATTGAAAATACGTTTCCGCTTTTTCAGATGCAGTATCGTAAATGGCATCATGCAGGTATTAATATTTTCTTTACTATTACGACTATAATAGTCAATTTTATTCTGGCATTTATCTTAATTAAAACTGCAGCCTGGACTACTGATAACAATTTTGGGATACTACAATGGCTTCCTGAATTACCTATCTGGCTTTATACCCTAATTGGATTACTTTTATTAGATTTAATTGGAGCTTATCTCGCACATTTTGTACAACATAAAATAAAATTTTTATGGCGTTTTCATCTTATTCATCATACCGATACCTGGATTGACACCACTACTGCAAACCGACATCATCCGGGCGAAAGTGTTATTCGTTTTCTATTTACAACCTTGGGCGTTTTAATTGTGGGAAGTCCAATGTGGATGGTCTTTCTGTATCAGTCCTTATCTGTAATAGGCTCACAATTTAATCATGCTAATATTTCGCTTCCTGCTAAACTGGATGTATGGCTAAGTTATTTTATTGTCTCTCCCAATATGCATAAAGTGCATCATCATTATATGCTGCCTTATACCGACAGTAATTACGGAAACATTTTTTCGGTATGGGATCGTTTATTTGGCACTTTTACAACCTTACCAAAAGATGAACTGATATATGGGGTTGATACTCATATGAAGCCCGAAGAAAACAATAAATTGCAAAATTTATTGCAAATTCCGTTTCAAAAATCGGGATCGAAAAAAAACAGTTAAAATCAGTAAAAAAAATATCCCTGAGCGAACCAACTAATTATTTTTTTTATTAATATTGATATATAAAATGAAAATCAATCTATTAATCATTAACCTCTATTTTGAATTAATTTTCACGAGATGAAAAAGAGTAACCGCAAAGAATTGAATTGGGAACAAACTGAAAAACTTGTTTCGTTAGCTTTAGAAGAAAAAAATCCATTTGAGATCATTAAGAAAGAGTTTGGATTGGCAGAAAAAGAAGTACTGGAAATTTTGAAGAAGAAA
The sequence above is drawn from the Flavobacterium sp. N2038 genome and encodes:
- a CDS encoding DUF2805 domain-containing protein codes for the protein MKKSNRKELNWEQTEKLVSLALEEKNPFEIIKKEFGLAEKEVLEILKKKMPLEKFEMWKKKALANKPKPKPVKIDDFDEDLDGKYYIKNKFD
- a CDS encoding sterol desaturase family protein, which produces MNEIINYFSTIPSTHRSLILIGGITLFWLIENTFPLFQMQYRKWHHAGINIFFTITTIIVNFILAFILIKTAAWTTDNNFGILQWLPELPIWLYTLIGLLLLDLIGAYLAHFVQHKIKFLWRFHLIHHTDTWIDTTTANRHHPGESVIRFLFTTLGVLIVGSPMWMVFLYQSLSVIGSQFNHANISLPAKLDVWLSYFIVSPNMHKVHHHYMLPYTDSNYGNIFSVWDRLFGTFTTLPKDELIYGVDTHMKPEENNKLQNLLQIPFQKSGSKKNS
- a CDS encoding GlsB/YeaQ/YmgE family stress response membrane protein — protein: MEFLYFLLIGAVSGWLAGQVWKGAGFGLIGNIIVGIIGGFVGGWIAGKLGIGGGGLLWQILIAAGGAWVLLFIISLIKKA
- a CDS encoding DoxX family protein; this translates as MNIPWHLYLMAFLYILAGINHFRKPGMYFKIIPPQFKNPKLINNLSGGAEIILGALLFLPVAKSFAAWGIIALLIAVFPANIYMFQNKKASFGLPNWILFVRLPLQFVLIFWAYQYTC
- the aqpZ gene encoding aquaporin Z; amino-acid sequence: MKKLFAEFFGTYWLVFGGCGSALFAAGIPDLGIGFAGVALAFGLTVLTMAYAVGHISGGHFNPAVSFGLWAGGRFSAKDLVPYIVAQCVGAIAAAGTLYTIASGKAGFVIDNTKAGAFASNGFGAFSPDGYSLQSAFIAEFVLTLFFLLVILGATDKFANGRFAGIAIGLALTLIHLISIPITNTSVNPARSLSQAIFVGGEPLSQVWLFWVAPILGAIVAGFIYKNLLQNHAEA